In a genomic window of Gigantopelta aegis isolate Gae_Host chromosome 9, Gae_host_genome, whole genome shotgun sequence:
- the LOC121382027 gene encoding ribonuclease kappa-like, whose product MFSYFLHLIMIACPICGPKLSVYCTILSIWAIIMLGLLGIFFYLQSPNLFEDLPHKDWAAANFSREYIVQKYEQNAINCWIAAGLYVVLGIFCFTQQRMNSRANYEMS is encoded by the exons ATGTTTAGCTATTTTTTGCATCTAATCATGATTGCTTGTCCCATCTGTGGACCGAAATTGTCGGTTTACTGTACAATTCTTAGTATTTGGGCTATCATAATGCTA GGGCTgcttggaatttttttttatctccagAGTCCGAATTTGTTTGAGGATCTTCCCCACAAGGACTGGGCAGCAGCCAACTTCTCAAGAGAGTACATCGTTCAGAAGTATGAGCAGAATGCAATCAACTGCTGGATCGCGGCTGGTCTCTATGTTGTCCTCGGAATTTTCTGTTTTACGCAGCAGCGCATGAACTCACGGGCCAACTATGAAATGTCTTGA